The DNA sequence CGCATCCGCTGACGGCGGCCGGCATACTGTTTCCAGAATGGGGATGGTGGGGGCTTCTCGCGTTGACAGCCGGCCTGATCGGTCTCGTAACCCGGATCGGGCGGGCTATCGCCATTGCCCTGTCAGGTCTATGGCTTTGGTCCGCCGCATCGGGGACAAATCAGATTCTACCGGAGGGGTGGCGTGGTGTCGACCTTGAAATGGGCGCGAGTCTCGGCCGCGATCAGTCCCTTCGACTTCAACGTGACCTGGTGACGGCTATTCGGCAGGCTGCCGGAACACGAGAGACCGTCGTCGTGCTTCCCGAGAGCACACTGGGCTTTTGGACGCCAACGCTTGAACGTTTCTGGCGGAATGAGCTGCAAGGAACGCACGTGACTGTAGTCGCCGGCGCGGCGGTCGTCGATGCGGTTGGCTACGACAACGTCATGGTGGCCATCGATGCGCATGGGGGGCGTGTCCTCTATCGCGAGCGCATGCCTGTGCCGGTTTCGATGTGGCGTCCATGGGAGCGATGGACAGGAGAGACTGGCGGCGCCCGCGCCAACCTCTTGGCCAATCCTGTCGTCGAGGTCGCGGGCCGAAAGATCGCGCCTCTTATCTGCTACGAGCAGCTCGTACTGTGGCCCATTCTCCAGTCGATGCTACACCGACCCGACGCGATCGTTTTGATCGGCAATGGCTGGTGGACGACGGGTGGCAACATCGTCGCCATCCAGCGCGCGAGCGCCAAAGCCTGGTCCGTCCTGTTCGGCGTCCCCCTTGTGATTTCCTTCAATACCTGAACTTTGGAGCCTTCGTCATGGATGCTGCCTTTATCGCGGAATGCGCCGATCCCTCGCTGAAACCCGCCATCGTCGAGCAGTTCGTAGCCGCTGTCGGTCAGGGCGATCCGCTGGCCGTCACCGTCAAAGCCGGAGGGCGGCTCATCCCTGTACCAAAACCGAAGACGGCCGACGAGGCTATGGAGATCATACGCCAGTATGTCGGGCAGGCCGTCGTGCGTGTGGGCCTTACACAGTTCCCGGCGGGTGTCGGCGTGAAGGACGCATCCGAGTTGAAACCAGATCTGATGGAGCCTTGCGAAAATCTTCGCATGGGGACGAAGATGTTTTCAAAGATCATGCGCATCGTTTCACAGTGGTATGGCAACCCAACGAGCAAAGAGGTGCTTCCACAGATCTTCGAAGATGCCGTTTACGCCTGGAACACCGGCCAGTTCGAGGGGCAAAGCGTGTTTCAGGCGCAGGATCCAGGAGGAACAATCGTCGATCGGAAGGAAGTTTCTTCGGATGCCGCGGACAAACCTGCGGATGCTAACCCCTCCCAGAGCGAAGGGGAGCCCCTAGACGAAAAAGAGGTTGGGACTGCGGGAATTCGGGTCGATTTGTCCCGGATCGGTGGGCAGAAGTAGTGCTGGATCCGACTTCGACGACAGGTAAAATATCAGGGATCAGGTTCGACAATTGCGACATTGAGGTCGTTTAGTATATCAGCCAGACCCGGCGCGCGGATCAGCTTCGTCGTGCGGACCGCCTTCAGTTTTCCAATAGCTCGATCGAACAGTGCAAGGTTGGTGTGGCCGTTGAGCCGAGACGGGTAGATGATGCCGTCCACCTGGCTGTCGTGTTCATTGAAGGCGACCGCCCACTTCCGTGCGAGGGATTGCTTTGAGCCCTTCGCGACATCCGTCGGCACACCCATCTTGATCGGCCCGTCGTCTCGAAGATCGACCATCATCAGCGGATTGATGACCTCGATCTCTGCGAAATTGCGGTCGTACAATTCGGATTCAGCTATCGGCAGGTCGCCGAGGACCCCATCGCGTTGATCGCGCAAGACGGCTTCGAGAAAGCACACCTTCACCGTATCGCCCAAATAGAGCACCCCGAACCGGTTAGCGAATTTGCGCCGGCGTGGATCGCTGAAACGGCTCGGCGTTTTACCGAAGCCCAGTGGATCAGGGTAGGTGCCCAGATAGATGCGACCGAACCGAAGTCCGGCTGCGACCGTATGCAGGTGAAGGCTTGCATTTGCAAAGCCGGGAGGCGGCAGAGTACGTGCCATTCAGCGGAAATCTCGACCAATGCTCTCGACAACCTCGAGCGCTTGCTCGGTCCGTCCCCGCTCCAATGCCTCGCGACCTGTCAGTCCGTCCAGCTCTCCGTGGGGCTGGACCAGGAACCGGTAAACCGCCCAGGCTCCGCCCAGTCGCTCCTGGAGCGTTGCAAGCGCTGCAAACGGCTTGCCATCGGCATCGATCTGCCAATCCGGGAAGCGAAAGCCGCGTTTCGCGCCATCCAGCCCCAATACCAGTCCGGTCTGGCGCTTTGAATTCACCGTTACCCTTGTCGTGCCAAGCAGCTTGGCGAATTCGTCGGCATTCAGCATGTCAGTGCCGCTGAGGACCTCAGCAGCCTTTATGCGTCCCCGCGCCCGTGCGGCCAACAACGCCTGCTCCAACTCCGGATCCAGTGCATCGTTCTCCTCTACGACAGGCACCGTTGTCATTTCCACCGCCTCAACGGGAGTGACAACCATCTCACCTTCGGAATCGACATCGACACGGAAGCTGACCGGGTGGCCAGCAGAACGGCTTTTTGCGATCGCTTGACCATATTCCTGGAGGAGCGCCTTGACGCGATTGGGATTGCCGGTCAGGGCTTTTGATGCATTGTCCGGGATCTTGATCTTGAAGGCGGCTCTCCCCTTCGCCAGCGGGGCGGCGCCTGTGGTCAGGAAAAAAGCCATGGATTCAGCGCCCGGTTTTTCGCGCCCGCTTGCACCGTCACGTATGCTGGTTTTGGACTTCAGAGATGCCATCTCTCACCCTCCGTTCGGAGAGCTATATATGGCAAGGTTGGTTAAGTTCGTCAAGTTGGTAAAGCCGTAGTGCTCCTGATCTTCTGTGTCCTGATTGCGGCTACGTGGACGACTGCGGAGTGATCGACGACAATCATGGTTGATGCAGGTCGTCGAGGATTTCTTTCGGGGATGATGTATCAAGCAGCGGTAGGGCAGAAACCTTTTCCCCGATCGCTGTCATCTGTTCGACGGTCATCCGATGTCTCACAGGCAGGTCGCCGAAAACCCCGATGGCCTGAGCTTCACGTTCGAGGGCAGCGCGTATGATATCGTCCGGTCTGCGCCCGACACGGGCCGCAATTTCCCGGGCAAGCTGTTCGGTGTCGTGGGTAAGCTGCAACATGGGTTCGCTCTAAATGGGTCCTTCCATGTAAAGCATTTCGCAAAACAATGACAGATTTCTGCTCAGGGGCCATGAAGCTGAGATCGCTTGGCCAATTGTGAGCTGACACGTTTTCCGCGAGTAAGCAAAATCCGTGGTTTGCAATTCCAAGAAAACGATTTAGAAAACCATTCCATCATGGTCAACTTACGCGATTGAATATGCTCATTCTTTACCAGGTCACTGTTCGCGCGCGTCGCGGTCCCTCTGACTGCCGACGCACTTCGCCACCGCGGAACGGGTGCGATTTACAGGGAGAGTATGGATGACAAACTGGGTCGAGAAACTGCTGGATATCACTGTGATCGGAAACGATCAGTCCATGGTCAAGGGCGCACTGGCCAATCTTGCTGATCGGTTCGATTTTGTGGGCTATGCCTTCGTCAACATTCGTCCGGGGCAGACCTATGCGGTCTCCAACTACGATATCGACTGGCAGAAAATCTATGACACGCTGGACTACCGGTTCATCGATCCGGTCATGCGGCAGGCCCAACTGATAAGGCGCGCTTTCGCCTGGTCCGGCGAAGCCGAAAAGAGCTCGCTGTCAAAAGAGCAGAAAAACTTCTTTTCGAAAGCCGCTGATTTCAACATTCGCTCGGGCGTTTCCATCCCGGTCGCCACCGCCAACGGTGCCATGTCCATGCTGACCTTTGCATCGGCGAAGCCTTCTCTTGCCAGTGATATGGAGATTGATGCCATTATGGCTGCATCAGCGGTCGCTCAACTTCATGCCCGTCTTGAGCACATGCGTGTCACGCCCTCCATCGAGGAAAAGATCGTCCTGACGCCGAAGCAGGTGAACTACATTCGCTGGCTGTCGCTTGGCAAAACCGTCGAGGTGATCGCTGAGCTGGAGCAGGCAAAGTATGCTGGCGTCCGCTCTGCGATTGACGATGTCAGAACGCGCTACAATCTGGCCAATCATGCGCAGGTGGTGGCTTTGGCTATCCGACGCGGCCTGATTTAGGCTGATGTGGCGTTGTCAGGCCTTGGGCGTATAGCCTAGAATGTGCAGGAGGGTGGTCAGCACCGACATTTGCGCGTGCATCCTGATGGTTGCTTCGAGATAGGCAATATGGGTATCGCCAACAAGCTCCTTACCGGCTTTAACGTCAGCCGGCAGTTCATTGAACAGATTTTCTGCCCGCTCCAATAGATCCCGATGTTCGCGGATTGCATTGATCGTGAGACGTTCGATGAGCGGTGACGGAAGCCCATGCAGGAGGCCTACCAGCGGCTTCAGATCGACTGCCTCGCCATTCAATCGGTCGTCGGCGTCCATGTTCAACTCCCAAAACAGGAATGCGCGGTGCGCCCCCGCAAAGTTCCTGACCCCTGGCGATCGGGGAGTTAGTAACCGAGCATGCGCCGGCCCATAGACCTTTAGTTCCGAGGAACCTGGACATACGTCCACGGCTCCCCGACCATAGGTCGAGGAATTCGGCGCCCTAACGGCGGACGCCAAACCGGCATGCGTCGGGTTACTAAGCCCGGAGGCAGCGCGTACTGCCTCACCAGCGCTTATAGCGACCTAACCTCATCCGCACCACCGCAGATTTGTTGGCGTCCGAGGTCGGCTCGCGGCCAGCGATTGAAGAAGGAGACTGCGTCGTTGTCGCTTTGGTGTCCAAAATGAAACGGGTGATCGTCCAATAGTCGAACGAAATTAACCTCGGCATTGCAATGCCTCTCTTCGCCGGAAAGTTGCGTTTGAACCACGAAAGCAATCAGGCTACAGCACGATCCCTTGAAGTTCTGCATCGCCGCCGAACTCGTTTGGCTGATCATTCGATCTCTGCGGCGGATTGTCAGGTCGCAGTGCTGGAAGCGGATATTGACACGATCTCTCGCCGATTTTTCCGACGTCAAAGAGCGCCTTGCAAAGACGGGCTCGGTGACCGAAGCGCTCCATTTCATACAGTCGGTCTATCGCGTCGATTTCATAACCTACCATCTCGCTTCGACGGTGATCGGTGATTTTGACGCCCCGTTCGTGCGCACGACCTACCCGGATGCGTGGGTATCCACCTATCTGTTGAAGGGCTATGTCACCATCGATCCTGTCGCGCGGGAGGGCTTTTTGCGCCAGCTGCCATTCGATTGGCGAGAACTCGAAGTCGCGCCCGAGATGCTGATGTTTCTGGAAGACGCAATACGCCATGGGATCGGCCGTTTTGGTTTTTCCATCCCGATATCGGATAAAGCCGGCCGTCGCGCCATCCTCTCTTTGAATTCGAACGTCTCCGCCGAAGACTGGGAGGATCTGGTCAGTGCTC is a window from the Pararhizobium gei genome containing:
- a CDS encoding conjugal transfer protein TraB; protein product: MRREIMMTAVLVPLAVVVGTIGWSGQAALLPAATFFPLLWARSPTRIAAAVVAAGYFLAASRGLPSGVAQFFAADLWVGLSFWVAAASSFVAVHAALWTMRSGSAKSARYLLILALTGLPPLGITGWAHPLTAAGILFPEWGWWGLLALTAGLIGLVTRIGRAIAIALSGLWLWSAASGTNQILPEGWRGVDLEMGASLGRDQSLRLQRDLVTAIRQAAGTRETVVVLPESTLGFWTPTLERFWRNELQGTHVTVVAGAAVVDAVGYDNVMVAIDAHGGRVLYRERMPVPVSMWRPWERWTGETGGARANLLANPVVEVAGRKIAPLICYEQLVLWPILQSMLHRPDAIVLIGNGWWTTGGNIVAIQRASAKAWSVLFGVPLVISFNT
- a CDS encoding transcriptional repressor TraM is translated as MDADDRLNGEAVDLKPLVGLLHGLPSPLIERLTINAIREHRDLLERAENLFNELPADVKAGKELVGDTHIAYLEATIRMHAQMSVLTTLLHILGYTPKA
- a CDS encoding RES family NAD+ phosphorylase, whose product is MARTLPPPGFANASLHLHTVAAGLRFGRIYLGTYPDPLGFGKTPSRFSDPRRRKFANRFGVLYLGDTVKVCFLEAVLRDQRDGVLGDLPIAESELYDRNFAEIEVINPLMMVDLRDDGPIKMGVPTDVAKGSKQSLARKWAVAFNEHDSQVDGIIYPSRLNGHTNLALFDRAIGKLKAVRTTKLIRAPGLADILNDLNVAIVEPDP
- a CDS encoding type II toxin-antitoxin system VapB family antitoxin, with the translated sequence MLQLTHDTEQLAREIAARVGRRPDDIIRAALEREAQAIGVFGDLPVRHRMTVEQMTAIGEKVSALPLLDTSSPKEILDDLHQP
- the traR gene encoding autoinducer-binding transcriptional regulator TraR gives rise to the protein MTNWVEKLLDITVIGNDQSMVKGALANLADRFDFVGYAFVNIRPGQTYAVSNYDIDWQKIYDTLDYRFIDPVMRQAQLIRRAFAWSGEAEKSSLSKEQKNFFSKAADFNIRSGVSIPVATANGAMSMLTFASAKPSLASDMEIDAIMAASAVAQLHARLEHMRVTPSIEEKIVLTPKQVNYIRWLSLGKTVEVIAELEQAKYAGVRSAIDDVRTRYNLANHAQVVALAIRRGLI
- a CDS encoding TraH family protein, coding for MDAAFIAECADPSLKPAIVEQFVAAVGQGDPLAVTVKAGGRLIPVPKPKTADEAMEIIRQYVGQAVVRVGLTQFPAGVGVKDASELKPDLMEPCENLRMGTKMFSKIMRIVSQWYGNPTSKEVLPQIFEDAVYAWNTGQFEGQSVFQAQDPGGTIVDRKEVSSDAADKPADANPSQSEGEPLDEKEVGTAGIRVDLSRIGGQK
- a CDS encoding helix-turn-helix transcriptional regulator yields the protein MTRSLADFSDVKERLAKTGSVTEALHFIQSVYRVDFITYHLASTVIGDFDAPFVRTTYPDAWVSTYLLKGYVTIDPVAREGFLRQLPFDWRELEVAPEMLMFLEDAIRHGIGRFGFSIPISDKAGRRAILSLNSNVSAEDWEDLVSAHRREWVDLAYLVHQMAVFELHGASDPIPVLSPRERECLYWSALGKDYNDIALILGLSHHTTRSYIKSARTKLGCATISAAATLALKLRVITI
- a CDS encoding XRE family transcriptional regulator, translated to MASLKSKTSIRDGASGREKPGAESMAFFLTTGAAPLAKGRAAFKIKIPDNASKALTGNPNRVKALLQEYGQAIAKSRSAGHPVSFRVDVDSEGEMVVTPVEAVEMTTVPVVEENDALDPELEQALLAARARGRIKAAEVLSGTDMLNADEFAKLLGTTRVTVNSKRQTGLVLGLDGAKRGFRFPDWQIDADGKPFAALATLQERLGGAWAVYRFLVQPHGELDGLTGREALERGRTEQALEVVESIGRDFR